Below is a genomic region from Medicago truncatula cultivar Jemalong A17 chromosome 3, MtrunA17r5.0-ANR, whole genome shotgun sequence.
TAATATGTTGTACAAACTGAGATCAATGAGGCCTTTGCAACACATGATTGTAGCCAAAGCAAAGGAATCCCAAAATTCAATATGAAAGTAAAGTGATGGTATAATGGTTccaacaaattttcctatatACCCAGCAATTATGATAACCTCCATGAATGCTATTTTTGGCCCTACTAAATTAGGAACTTTTGTCCTCAACCCACTAATAGTACAATAAGCTGGAACAGTCAAAGTAGAACCAATAGTACCAAGTCTTTCACTCAAAATAGAACCTAAAGGAGGACCATCCGGcaaaaacaaaccaaaccaaaacgcAATGATAAAAGAAGATTGTCCCGCAATTTGTGCGGAGAGTCCAACTATCAAAAGTATACCAATTATCATCAAGAAATGGCTTTCCGTCATCGACTTTCCCTTTGGATTGCGGTTCGAGATCCATATAACTAATGGccttaacaaaaaatataagacGGCGAAATAACCAATTGTCATAGACATTTCTAGAAGAAATTTATATGATTTACGTTCCAAGGCTAAAGTTCCATTGATTACTATAAAATAAACTACCCACATACATGCATCACTAACTATGGATGTTGATAATGCCATTCTCCCAATCTCtgaatttaaaatgttcatCTCACTTAGGAAACTACTAATAACTGAAAATGAGGTTAATGAACCAAAAATTGCCAAATTTACCATACTAAGTTTTTCAGATCCTAAAGGGGTGAATCTTTCAACAAGTCTTAGTGCTATAATGCCAAGTACCATAGAAGATAAGTGGCCTGATATTCCAATTATTACTGCACGCTTCTCAACCATAAAAATCTGTTTAGAGTTTATTTGCACCCCCAtcttaaagaaataaattatcatTCCAAATTCTGCAAATGTTGAAAGTATCATTATGCTTGCTGTTGGAAATAACATCTCAAAACTTGTGTTGTCTCGACCCAAAAATAATGGACCCACTATGATACCAGcctgttaaaataaaaacaaaatgatgattatgattatggtaattgtaacaacaataataatatgaaaaatgcTGACGAGTGCTTCGATGCACTTGgttagaaatttattttttttttaattttttttggaattgttagcataaccctaataataatgataaatggGTCATATTAACCAGTATTCTAGGGACATTGATTAAggaagtcaaaaaaaaaagttttaaattgaaaaagacATAACAAGAAATAAACTTACCACAATTTGTGCAACAATGAGAGTTTGATGACAAGGACTTAACAAGAAATGAGTAATTCTACTAAGAGCAAACATAACAATAATCTGAAATGCTAGAATAGATTTGGTTTCTTTGAGGGGATTTTCTCCATAAAACACACCCTTGTGTGTATCTGTTGTCATGTATTGACAAACTAATTTCTCATTATCAATTATTCCATGGGAAGTCCATTGATCTATTCTTTCATTTTTGGCATCCATTTCTATTGATTTAATGAAAGTTAATCCTCATAAGAATTAAGCAAAAAGATATGAACAATGCAAATAAACTTTAGAGAATGTGTTTCTGAGAGAGAGATGATTGAAAGAGAGAGTGAACCTATCATTTTGATAATGGATGAATGAGGAAGTCAGAAGCTTAACGGTTGAAAAGTAACAATTATTGTTATCCAATAAAATTGAGTAGCCAAAAATAggaaatttcaacaaaaaaataaaataaatcttgaTTGATTTCTATCCTGTTTGTTGgtaatttattttgtgaaaatCTAAAATCAAATAATGTTGTTATTGCATCATTTCAAACGAACAACTGACCTGTGCGAAACTAAACTCAAATCTAAATTCTTGACTTCAAAGAGTTTTATAAACTAAAGTTTATTTAATTCTGAATTCATATTTTCAGGGAAGGCAACTGTTGCGCGGATTTGTTAGCTAATATGGGTCATTCGCTTCAGGGTATGGTTTGGTCCTCAGTGTTGCCTCCGGCTTTGCAAGTTGAGTTCTTTAGGAACCGTTGTGGAATGCTTAATTACAGGTTTCCTAGACagttgtttttgtgtgttttcttttcttttatttttctccttcttgttttgagggttttggAATAGTCCCCCCTCTTATATttctttttcccctttttttaataaaattttcattgagTTTGGCGACATAGGATGAGGTTCTTCGAGGTGCCAACCTAATTGGGATGTCGTCGCTTCCCCTTGATGTTCGTCCTTGCTTCTGGcttagcaattttttttttgtttatgcccaattttttgtttctaataataTAGTAGATTTACAAAAATAGTATTAGTAGTTAGGTCactaataatcaataaaataaaattttcttaatatcAAAGTCAGTTCGAAAAATTACATTCTAGGGTTCCTTACTTTTTTATTGACATTCAATGCACCTTTCCCGCAAaatattgttcttccaagacatTTTAGTGCAGTTTTggatgataaaaatattttatatatgcaCCGATTATTgcactaatttattttatgaatcaatatttattaaaaaaattactttatgaaTAAGAATTGTGAATAAATATGAAACATATATATTCATCCCTTCTCTAGGTTCGAATCCAGCTCTGAAAATGCAGCGACTTAAATCTCTGGAGGAATGATTTTACAATCCATTGTGATCCTACTCATCCTTAGATAATAATCTCTGTAGTTTCGCGTCGAAAATACTCAATTTATATCAAATGAAGTCACCTTAGAATGAGCAAAAGCAatgcaaaagaaagaaagaaaatgaaaacaaagaaaagaat
It encodes:
- the LOC11410788 gene encoding cation/H(+) symporter 13; this encodes MDAKNERIDQWTSHGIIDNEKLVCQYMTTDTHKGVFYGENPLKETKSILAFQIIVMFALSRITHFLLSPCHQTLIVAQIVAGIIVGPLFLGRDNTSFEMLFPTASIMILSTFAEFGMIIYFFKMGVQINSKQIFMVEKRAVIIGISGHLSSMVLGIIALRLVERFTPLGSEKLSMVNLAIFGSLTSFSVISSFLSEMNILNSEIGRMALSTSIVSDACMWVVYFIVINGTLALERKSYKFLLEMSMTIGYFAVLYFLLRPLVIWISNRNPKGKSMTESHFLMIIGILLIVGLSAQIAGQSSFIIAFWFGLFLPDGPPLGSILSERLGTIGSTLTVPAYCTISGLRTKVPNLVGPKIAFMEVIIIAGYIGKFVGTIIPSLYFHIEFWDSFALATIMCCKGLIDLSLYNILLNSKQIGELPFTLMVYTMVAITGLTTIAVHYIYDPSRRYKTYMRKTVKDSQKDFDLKILVCIQDEANVHPMINLLQVTNPTNTTPLSVFVLHLMELSGRAASILTKNESTKFKSRSFKENSSQHISNVFNQFLLHNQGCVTLQLFTAIAPYASMHDDICYMAMDTKSNILIVPFHKQWSMNGNIEASNGSVRLVNQKLLNKAPCSTGVLIDRSQMSGKLLVIHEKCFCEIAMLFLGGADDQEAMAYAMRIAEHPNVKLTVIWVRYMMQQKQFNIKNPYIDLMEHVRYTSNLKEKVFFKEEIVEDGAGTTQVIRRMEGRFSLVIVGRHHIANSPCIMGLTEWCELPELGPVGNLLATSDFTFSVLVVQQQPYNNEFWYCR